Below is a genomic region from Chelonoidis abingdonii isolate Lonesome George chromosome 18, CheloAbing_2.0, whole genome shotgun sequence.
GCACGAGCATCTGTAGGATTGGGGCTGTGCTTTGCAGGCATCCTACATTAAGGGGGCTTGTATGGTTGAATGGTTGCGTCATTCATGCCTGCTCTTCCATGTgtccatttcttctttctttaggCCTAGAAAATGAGGGTTGGTTTGATCCTTGGTCCCTTCTCAATGCCTTCAGGAGAAAAGCAATGTCTATGGGTGTCTATCAGTGCTTCGGAGAAGTGATATGTAAGTGAGCCCCTCTCACTGAGGCTGATGTAATATTGATCCCCCCTGTAGGGTTGTCACAATACCATGTGCTGAGATCCTCTAAGCTAAGTAGCATTGGATCTGGTTattacttggatgggagacctcaaAGGAGCATGTAGGATTACAAGTAGTAGCATGAGGGATTTGGTACTGATCCAGCAGGGTATTAGGGGTTGCTCAGCTGGTCCAAGGTGTTGCTGTGCTGCTATCTTTAAAATAAGATGGGAAAATTAATACAGCtgacaaaatgaaataaatagctGCCAAAGCCACTTAAGACCTTGAATCGGAAACAAAAATGTATAGGTGTCAGTTCTGGAAATGTATTTTAGAAACAATTGAAAATTAATATCATGTTGACCCAGATTGAAGTCCAGATTCTGTTTCCCCTGTCGCCGCTTAGTGGGGATGTCGCAGACTCTAAAGCAGTGCGTGGAATGTAACTCTGTGCCCTGCTTTGGAAACCAGGGATTCTATCAGCTGTAGCAGGAGAAATAGAGCTCTGAGCTCAGGGCTTGGAACCAAAGGCTTTTTACCTgccaaacatttaattaaaaaataaacagacaaacCTGCCAAACTTTTTCTCTAGTCACTTTCCTCATCTGCTCTTTTCAAATTATAGTAGATGAAGCATTGGAGAGTATCTTCTGTAAGGAACAATGCAGCTCTGTTCTCAGAGGCTCACCTAAATGGTACCACATGGGACAGTCCATTTCTGATCTCTCTAATTCAGTGTTAAATTCCATGGCTGTCTATCTGAAGTAGTGTGGAATGGGTAAATGAGCAGATGGGGGTTAATGGAATAAggacagagctgggagtcaggggacatcaggtctattcctagctctgccataaTGTCACTAAGTGactttgggccagtcacttaatctctgtgtctttatttctccatctgtaatgtGAGGCGAAGGACAGTTTCCTATCTTTGGAAAGCGTTTTGAGATCTGTATGAGAACTAAGTATATTTAGTGCACACAGTATCTAGCATACAATATCTCTGATGTATCCTTGGTCTTGGGTGGTTTAGCACAAGTTATATTTCTCAGTAACCTGTCTAGTGATTTTTCTCCGCCCCACCCCTTTTTGCTGTGACTCACTCGTGAGCTGTGTGCCTGCCCGTTACCGATCACTGTACGTTACGGATCAGTGAGCGAACACAGAGACAAAGCAGGAATCATTACATGTACTGAAAACAAATGAACAGCTGTTAGAGATTTTAGTTTGAATGGCGTATTGGAATACACATTGTATGCTAGCGAAGGGACTGTAGGCTATTGTCTAGCAGTGATGGGAGAGCTAGTCTTTGTGCGTTACGTACAAGCTGTGCCGACTACCGAGTTGTGCCTGCTGCAGAgcggcccagatcctcagaggtatttggaGGGAGTGAGCAAATTGCTGTTTGCTGcatgttttttctgtttctctttctcaGCCTTTACCGTCTCCTCCCGAGAAATAATGATGCCTGAAGGGGAGCTGACCTTCTCCCGCATTAATTATGTCCGCGTAAGTAATCCCCCAGCGGTCTGGTCCCACTGGTAGTGTCGTAGctcagaaaggagagttctgtgcTGGGTTCTGGTCTTGACCCTGCTGATCACTTGTGTGGAAGAAAAATATCAGTTCATGTAATTAATGATGATATCCTAAGACACGCACTAGGGGACTGAGCTGGGGTCATACAGGGAACCCTGACCAGGcgtattttaacagtgagggtaattgcCATTAGAACAGCTCCTTGAGGGACGTCATGGATTCACCGTTACTTGGAGTTTTTCAGACTGAGACTGGCTGTCTTCCAAAAAGCTCCACTGTAGCTCAACTGCAAGTCACTGGGGCCCAGCACAGCAGTCACTGGGCAGAATCCGCTGGCCTGTGCTACactggaggtcagactggataatAGCTGGTCCTTCTGGTCTTGAAGTCTGCATACACCCCACAACTGAAAAAGCTTTCTTCTCCTTTGTGTGGGGCCATGTGTCCCCGGGAGCCAGGATACCAACACAGCAATGCCTCCTAGTCCGAGATCCTAGGCAGTGGGTCTTCACAGGAGGTGGGATTCCAGGTTCTACTCCCACCTCTGTCATGGACTCATTGTGTGATGCTCCCTCTTTGCTTcattttctccccactccccccgccccccccggtgAGGTAAATCATTAATATTATCTCactttaacagatggggaaagtgaggcacagagtgatgaTGGGACTCACCCAAGACCACATTCTGAGTCAGTGGCGAAGCCAGGAAGAGAACTGGGTTCTCTTGCTGCCCAGCCTCCTGCTataaccacaaaaccatctttGTCTCTCCTCACCGCTTCCTGCTCTCTAGCACCCTATGCACAGCCACTTCTGCCCTCCCCCTTCTCTTGCTCTGCCTCATGAAGCAGTGTCTCCCCAACATCTGTTTCCAGTGCAGGGTAATTCAGGGGGCAGTTCCCTTCTTTATTCCATGACACCCCCTCCAGTGTCGCCCTGTTGCTTTGGCTGCAGGCTGCCTGGAAAGCCTTCCTGGGGTATCTGGCACCCAGGGCTCCTTGGGGTCTATTGAGCTCACTGCTTTCCCTCTTGTGCCTTCCAGGTCCAAATGCCCAACAGTTTGGAGTACCAGCCAGTGGAGTGCTCCTTGGTGGTCAATGCAGCTGGTCCCTGGTCACGGAAGCTGGCCGAGATGGCAGGTGTTGGGATCGGGCCACCTGACACCCAAGAAGGGATCAAGCTACCAGTGGAGCCCAGGAAAAGGTGCAGGTTAAATAACATGGCGTGGGCCAAGCGTAGAACTAGCATGGAGCAGGAGAGGTGACACAGGATCTGAGGGGGACTCTGCAGGCTGAAGCTCTGTGAGGAGTGGGCATTGATTTGCACGTTCAGGTTTGATTCCTTTTCCGGGGGGCTTCCATGTCTCCCATaagggggtgggctggggaagaGCGTAGCTGCTTGGGCCAAGTGAAGCTTCAGCACTGCCGTGACTAGGTTAAGCTGTGAAACGACGTGCGTTCTCGCAGGGCGACTGCGCTGTGCTAGGGAATGTAGGTTGGCGAGAAATACCCTGGGCTCGGTTCTGTCGCTCTGGGAAGGTGGAAGAGCAGGAGCCCTGGAAATTGGGAAGGAATGGGAGGCTGGATTCTGACTGCCTGATTTGGACAAGCTCTGGCATAGTGCCTGGAGCTGTCCAGGAGGCTGATCAAaaggctgcccctgctccaaacTGCTCATACCCTCTAGAAACTTCTTCCGTGTGTCTGCTCTGGctgccagggctctggctgaACCCAGGGAAGAGATGGTGCTTTGGCGTTCAGTCCCTTAGCCAATTGACCCCGTCCCTGCTACCCCCAGGTACATCTTTGTGTGGCACTGTCCCGATGGGCCCGGCCTGGACTGTCCCATTCTGGTTGACACCACGGGGGCTTATTTCCGCCGGGAAGGCCTGGGAGGCAACTACTTGGGAGGCCTCAGCCCGGCAGAGGTGAGTCGGTCGGGGTCTTGAGGCAGTCAGAACTGGTGAATCATCTTGTaaagggggaagcagggagggctCAGCGGGGGAGCAATAGCCCCGTAACCGGGGTGTGGGGGACAGTAGGGGAGCGATAACCCTATAGATATGGCTGAACCGGATTTAGTGACTTCAGACTGCGCCCGCAGTCAGGACATGCCGTGATGCACTGTGCCCCTCCCCGAAACCCCCACAGCTCACCCACGGGAGTGGGCAACTCACACCATCAGGCAACCTGGGTTCAGTTAAATGGGAACCAACGGGCGGGGGGGGAGTGTTTTTATTGCTCGCCAGCGCCCCCTCTGGCTGGTTGGAATGGTGTTGATGAACTGCAGGGAGCATTCTGCCCTAGGAGGGAAAGGCTGCAGCGTAGGACTCAGGAGGGAGACGGTGCAATGGATCTGCCAAAAGcagtttctgagtcactgctgtGCTCCTACACTGTCAGACATGGCCCTTGAGCCCCTCATCGGTCCTTTTGGAGTGGGGGAATTTTTCATGGGGCTTGGCAGGTTGTCTCCAGTGTTGGGAGCAGATGCATTCACCCCATCCTTATGGAATCCCAATCTCACATGAGTACCATTAACACGCacaccctgcctccccccccagctccttgggAGCCCTCAGCCCTGGCACTTCACAGGAGTTGAATGgaaccagccccgcccccaccagcGTCCCTGGACAGTGACCTGCTCCCCTTGACTGGGCTCTGTAAGCCCACAGCCAGTGCTTGTGCTGTTGCAGCACCAAAGCCCAGCTCCATCACGCTGCCGTGCAAAACAGTGCTACCGTCTGAGCTGCCCCCTGAATGTCTGCTCTCGAACAGCCTCTCCCAGCTCAGGCTGCTAACAGGTAGCTCCCCGCTGAGCTCTGGCACCAGGGCCGTGGGTCGCTGTCTGCTTGGGGTACAAAGCATCACTCTGGTCCCACCCCCAGGAGGAAGAGCCAGACATCCAAGACCTGGAAGTTGATCATGATTTCTTCCAGGAGAAGATCTGGCCCTATCTGGCCCATCGGGTGCCAGTGTTTGAGTCCCTGAAGGTAATGGGCCTGCACATCCCTGTGCTTGTTCACCTTGAGAAAAGAGGATGAGGACGTGAAcgtctctccttccctctcccggTCCTGGCTCGAAGAACCCTGGAGAAGGGGAAGGTTTGCTGATGTGATCTGATGGGTAGCACGGCAGTGCAGGAGTGCCCAAGCTGGCAGAGCTACAGCAGCTCGTATCCCTGCAGCGGTATCAGGATGGGTGACTGGTGGGGATAATGGGCCAGGTGagaggagagtggggagctgcttTAAAGTGAcagccctgggggtgggaggccTCTGTCCTCAGAACGAGAACAACACAGAGGAAGCTTCCCCCTCACGCAGCCCTCCCCATGAAACACTCCTCAGGCGTGAGAGGTGAGTTTGGTTGGTCTGCTCATTTCTGGGTctccctgctggggctgccagcacaGGGAGTCAATGCCAGCGTGAGTGGGGTTTCTTGGTAGACAGGTCAGCCCCACTGGCCTGCAGGGCCCTGACTGTATGTTCTTTGGGCAGGTGAAGAGTGCCTGGGCTGGCTACTATGACTACAACACGTTTGACCAGAACGCCGTGCTGGGCCCGCACCCGCTGGTGGAGAACATGCTCTTCATCACAGGGTTCAGCGGGCATGGGTTGCAGCAGTCGCCGGCGGCGGGCAGGGCTGTGGCTGAGCTCATTCTGGAAGGCAAGTTCAAGACCATCAACGTGGAGAAGTTCTCCTTCCAAAGGTTCATCTCTGGGGAACAGGTCCTCGAGAGGAACATTGTCTGAGAGCTTGGAACTAATCACCCAGCAGGTGGGtcccacctcctctcctccccagatcCGTAATGCACTGTCCACTCCTGTGAGCATCttgca
It encodes:
- the FOXRED1 gene encoding FAD-dependent oxidoreductase domain-containing protein 1 isoform X1, producing the protein MGWSVAYWLKALEPRRDALRVVVIEKDPTYSRASTVLSAGGIRQQFSVPENIQMSLYSAFFLRTINEHLGVVNEPPVDIQFNPSGYLFLASEDGAAKLENNVRIQRAEGAEVSLLSPAQLKKKYPWINTDGVAVASYGLENEGWFDPWSLLNAFRRKAMSMGVYQCFGEVISFTVSSREIMMPEGELTFSRINYVRVQMPNSLEYQPVECSLVVNAAGPWSRKLAEMAGVGIGPPDTQEGIKLPVEPRKRYIFVWHCPDGPGLDCPILVDTTGAYFRREGLGGNYLGGLSPAEEEEPDIQDLEVDHDFFQEKIWPYLAHRVPVFESLKVKSAWAGYYDYNTFDQNAVLGPHPLVENMLFITGFSGHGLQQSPAAGRAVAELILEGKFKTINVEKFSFQRFISGEQVLERNIV
- the FOXRED1 gene encoding FAD-dependent oxidoreductase domain-containing protein 1 isoform X2 produces the protein MELPSWRTTCAFRGTASRAEGAEVSLLSPAQLKKKYPWINTDGVAVASYGLENEGWFDPWSLLNAFRRKAMSMGVYQCFGEVISFTVSSREIMMPEGELTFSRINYVRVQMPNSLEYQPVECSLVVNAAGPWSRKLAEMAGVGIGPPDTQEGIKLPVEPRKRYIFVWHCPDGPGLDCPILVDTTGAYFRREGLGGNYLGGLSPAEEEEPDIQDLEVDHDFFQEKIWPYLAHRVPVFESLKVKSAWAGYYDYNTFDQNAVLGPHPLVENMLFITGFSGHGLQQSPAAGRAVAELILEGKFKTINVEKFSFQRFISGEQVLERNIV